CTCGCCGTACTCGACGACGTTCTCGTAGAGGTGGACCCACATCTTCCCGTAGTTCCGGTGGGCGTGCCGGCGCCGGTTGGCGGCGTCGGAGGGGTCGACCTTCCGCAGTGCGTCGGTGATGGGCACCTGCAGGACGAGAATCTGGTCGTCGGTCAGGACCTCCTCGGGGATTCGGTGGCGCGTCTGGACGAGGTCCGCCTCGGTGGTATCGGTCGTCGTTTCTACGTCGGCGGTGTTCTCGGCCAGCCGCCGGATGTTGGCGGCGTTGACGCTCTCGTCGGCACCTTGGTCGATGACCTTGAACACGTCGTCGGGCCCGAGAATCGATAACGAGGCCTGGATGCCACCGGTCCCCCAGCCACGCGCCAGCGGCATCGGCCGGGAGGCGTAGGGCACCTGGTGACCGGGCAGCGCGACGGCCTTCAGCGTCGCCCGCCGGACCTCTCGCTTAGTGTGTTCGTCGAGGTATGCGTAGTTGTACCCCGAGAGGCCCTCGCTGCCGAGCGATTCGAGGGTCGAATCGACGGATTCCGTCGCGACTTCGGTGCCGCCCTCAGGCTGTACCACTGGGTCGTCCGCGTGCTGTGTCAGTTCCTCAGTCATCATCGCTCACCTCCGCGAGCGGCGCGTCCTCGGCCGGTCGGTTGTCCTCCTCGGTCTCGGTATCGTCGTTGCGCCCAGCCTCAGACGCATCGACGCGGCCCTCGTCGGCCAGCCCCCGCCGCTCGCGGATGGCCCGAATCCGGTCCAGCGTGGATTGGAACGTGACGTAGTGGGGCAGCTTCAGGTGCTCGATGAAGCCGAAGGAGTCCATCCCGTCGACCACGTCGAGGACGAACTCGGGGTTCTCGGCGGGCTCCTCGACGCCGTCGAGCTGGATGGCCGCATCGAGGATGGTCATCCCGATAGCCTTGCGCTCGTTGCGGCCGAAGGTCAGCCCGTAGCCGAAGGCGAACTGCGGGTCGTCCCGCTTCGCGTAGACGGGGACGACGGCCTCGGACTCGCTGACCTCGGTGTGACACACGGTCACCTCGTCGCCGGTGAGGGGATGTTCGATCTTCACGGGCAGGTGGCCCACCCGGACCTCCGCGAGCGTCGGGTGGACCTGGCCGTAGCCACGGAGCGAGGAGTAGCCAAGCGCCGTCACGGCGCCGGTCTCGCCGCGGGCGAGTTCCTGCAACACGGCGTCGCGGGCGGGCGGATGGGTCACCGGCTCGCGGGTGGTGTCGGTCGGCTCGTCGACGTCTGGCGCGTCGGGCTCGTCGACCAGCCCCTCCTCGCGCAGCAGTTCCATCACGTTGGTCAGTTCCTCGGGCTCGCCGACGTCCTCGGTGTTCCAGTCCTCGGTGGGGTCCTCCGGCTCGCCGTCCAGAAGTCCGAAGTCCAGCAGGCGCTGGGTGTAGTCCTTCGTCGGGCCGAGAATCTGCCCGCCGGGGACGTCCTTGAACGCCGGGGAGACCCGGCGGCTGGCGACCATCTCGCTCGGTTCGACCGGCACCGTCTCGTCATAGCGCTCCAGCGTCGAGCGGTAGGCCCGTAGCAGGAACGACGCCTCGACGGTGTCGCCCTGGGCCTGTTTGACGGCCAGCCCGGCGAGCTGCGGGGCGTACAGCCCGCCCTCGCTCATCGCCTGCGCGGTGAGCCGGCCGAGCTGGCCCTCCAGCTGGTCGACGGTGACATCGTCGGCCTCGCCCTCGACGCGCTGTTTCTCGAACAGCTCCTCGGCGCGCTCGATGATCTCCTCGCCGGCGGTGACCGCGACGTAGCCCATTCAGGCCACCTCCAGGGACTCCATCGTCACCGAGCGGGGAATCGCAGCGACGGCGTCGTCACTCGCGAAGACCGCGTCGACACCACGGGGGTAGTCCGACTGCGCCGCGGCGATGGCCTCGAGTTCGGTGGCGGGTAGTGCGACCGATAGCGCGGCCGTACCGTCGACGCCCGGTCCCGTGAGTCCGACCGTGGTCAGGTCGGCAGCGGCGCCCTCGGCAAGCGCGTCGACTTGGTAAACGACTGTCGCGCCGTCGCTCGGTTCGACCAGCGAGCCGCGTCGGCAGTCCTCGACGGCGACGTTCTCGTGGTGGCGAGCGTGGACGACGGCGGCCTCGGACTGGTCGACCGCGTCCAGACGGCCCTGGTCCGCGAGGTCCGAGCGGAGCCCGTCGTCGTCGGTCCAGCAGCCGACCTCGTGGTCGACGAGCGTCACGACGACGGCGTAATCGGCCGGTTCGGGAGTCGATTCGACGGTCCCGGGTTGGCTCATCGCCGAGAGCAGCGCCCGGTATGTCTCGCGTGTCCCGTGGACCGGGTCGACGCCGACCGCCCTCATTCCTCGTCCTCCATCGTCTCGAAGTCGACGGTGGTGTGCTTGCTCTCGGCCCAGGCCTGCGCACGCTCGGCCTCGCGGTCGGCCGCGACCTGCTCCAGGGCCCGAAGCACGTCGTCGGTGACGGGGTGGTCGCCGGCAACGGCGGCGTCGACGATGGCCCCCGAGAGCGCGGCGCGTTCGGCCTTGCCGGGTATCATCGCGAAGCCGCGCTGGCCGTCGAGTTCGACGGCCGCGGGCGTGACGACGACCTCGCCGAGGTTGAACGGCCGGTGTTCGACGGGCTCGACCACCTGCTGCATCAGCAGCTGTGGCCGGGGGTCCTGTCGCACCGACAGCGGCGGGTCCGATTCCAGTACCTCGTTCGCGAACCGGGCGAGGGTCTCGCCGTCGCAGTCGGCGATGAGCTCGAACCGGTCCGAACGGTCAGTTGGGTCTCCCATACACTGGGTGAACGGCGGCCCAACTCCCGCATAAGGGTTGACTGGGTACTCTCTATCGTCCGCTGACTGTCGGTGTTCGAGCCCGGGCCCGTCGTTCGAGGTATGGACGAGTCCGGACTCCGCTCCTCGGTTCAGGGCCGCCGAATCAGTTCGCGACGGCGGCTCTATCCGGCCCGGACTCTACGCAGCCAACCCTTATTCGAACCCTTTGCCACCGCACAGACGATGACAGATGGCAACTCAGCGGACGTGGGAGCAGGGCGAACGACCAGCCGCCGTGGCTTCATCATCAAGTCGGGCGTCGCGGCGGGCGCACTCACCGGCCTGGCCGGCTGTTCGAGCGTGCTGGGGGACTCCGGCAGCTCGAACACGATTACGATGGTGCTCACGCCGGGGACGCCGGCCGACGCCCGGCGGCGATACAAGCCGATGCAGAACCTCATCGAGGGCGAGGTCGGCGTCGACGTCGAGATGCAGGTCCCCCAAGACTACTCGGCCATCCGGCCGGCCCTAGAGAGCGAGCAGGCCGAGATCGGGATGGACGACATCACGCTCATCTCGAACCCCGACCTGATGGACGTCTACGGGACGACCGTCACGGGCGGGTCGGCGTTCTACTTCTCGATGATGGTGACCAACCCCGACTCGGGCATCGACGAGCGGACCGACATCGAGGGCAAGACGATGGCCTTCGCCGACAAGCTCTCGACGAGTGGTTCTATCTTCGCCGTCTACGCGCTCAAGGAGGCCGGCCTGGACGTGGGTGACGCCCCCAGCGGGCAGCCGGTCGACTTCGAGGGGAGCTGGTCGAACCACGACATCGCCCTGGAGAAGGTGGGCAACGGCGAGGCCGACGCCGCGACGACGTGGGGCGGCAACGGCATCCCGCACATCGCCGAGGACACCGAGCTCCCGGACCGCGTCGAGGAGAAGAGCTCCTTCCTCGACACCATGGAGACGGAGACGCCGCGGTTCCGGCCGTTCTGGTGGTCCTTCCCCATCCCGAAGCAGCCGGTCTACGCCCGCGCCACGTGGGACGACCCGGCGAAAGAGGAGATCGGTAACGTCCTGCTCAACTCCGACCAGGACCTCATCGAGCAGTACTACCCCGAGGACTACAACGAGGAGGAGCTCCCCTTCACCACGCTCGCCGACACCTCGATGGAAGAATACGAGCCCGTCATCATGCGACTGAACGACCTCGGCATCGAGCTGGGCGAGTAACCGCGACAGCGGAGTTTTTCAATCATGAGTACACTCAGAGTCGAAAACCTGACCAAAGAGTACGGCGACGTCACGGCGGTCGACGACGTCTCCTTCGAGATCGAAGACGAGTTCGTCGTCCTGCTGGGCGAGTCCGGCGCCGGGAAGTCCACCCTGTTGCGCTGCGTGAACGGGCTGACCGAGCCCACGAGTGGCGGCGTCTACCTCGACGGCGAGTCGCTAGCTGGCTCCCAACCCGAGGTCGGGATGATCTTCCAGCAACACAACCTCGTCGACGGCGTCTCGGCGTACCTGAACGCCCTGAACGGCTCGCTCGAACGCAGCGGGTTCCTCGAGAGCCTCTTCCAGTGGCAGAGCCGCGAGGACAAGAAACGGGCGCTCGAAGCCTTAGAGACCGTCGGCCTGCTCGACGAGGCCCACCAGCGTGTCTCCCAGATGAGCGGCGGGCAGCAACAGCGGGTGGGCATCGCCCGCGCGCTCGTCCAGGACCCGTCGCTGCTACTGGCCGACGAGCCGGTCGCGAGCCTCGACCCCGCCAGCGCGGAGACGGTGATGGAATACCTGAAGAAGGCCGCGGGCCTCCACGAGGTGACGGCGCTGGTGAGCCTCCACCAGGTCAACATCGCCGCCCACTTCGGCGACCGCTTCATCGGCCTCCGGGACGGCCAGTTGCTGTTCGACTGCGGCCCGGACGAACTTACCGCCGAGCGCATCGACCGCCTCTACGGGAACGTCGAGACGGTCGGGCTGGCCGAGACCACGCGAACAGGCGGCGACAGTGAGAGTCGGGACGGCACCGGCGAGCAGGCCGACGACCGGAGGGTGCAGGCGTGAGCTCCGAATCCCCCGACACGGGACTGAAGGAGTACTTGGGCTTCGCGCAGGCCGGCGACTCGCCCACGGACGAGAAGCTCACGGAGATGAAACGGCGCAAGACGATGCGCCGGCTCTACACGCTCGTCGGCCTCGTCGTCGGCGGGCTGTTCTTCCTCGTGAGCCTCCGGACGGTCGGCTTCTCGCTGGCCGAACTGATCCGTCAGATTCCGCAGTTCATCGAGGCGCTGTACGGCTACTTCCCGCCGACGACCTACTACGGCATCCCCTTCGTCGACGTCGGCCAGTACTGGTCGTTCATCGTCGAAGAGAACCTCTTCCAGGCGTCGCTCATCACCGTCGCCATCGCGTTCGCGGGGTCGGTGCTGGGCCTGCCTGGCGCCCTGTTCTTCGGCGTGATGGCCAGCGAGCGCGTCGTCCCCTACCCGCTGAACTTCCTCTTCCGCGGAACGATGAGCTTCATCCGCGCCATCCCGGCGCTGGTGTGGGTGCTCATCCTCATCCCGCTGGGCGGGGTGACGCCGTTCACCGCGACGCTCGCCATCATGATCGACACCACCGGCTACCTCGGTCGGCTCTTCACCGACGAACTGGAGGAGATCGCCGACGGGCCAATCGAGGGCATCCGCAGCACGGGCGCCGACAAGTCCCAGATAATCTCCTTCGGGATGCTGAGCCAGGTGTTCCGCCAGTTCATCGCCTGGATCGCGTTCGACCTAGAGCACAACGTCCGGGTTGCTATCGGACTGGGCCTTATCGGGGCCGGCGGCCTCGGCCTCGAACTGGACGTCCAGCGCAAGACGTTCAACTACACGGAGATGATGGCCTGCATCATCCTCATCCTCCTGCTGGCCGGGACCGTCGAACTCCTCAGCCAGCGGGTCCGGTCGTACCTCCGCGACGACGAGGACGTCGAACAGAGTGGTATCCTCGAAGCGTTCGTCAACGCGCCGAAGAAGATAATCGAGTCAACCGCGGGGCGACGGTAGATGGTCTACATCGAGGACCACGGCACCGACCGCATCCGGGAACTGGGTCCGGAGCCGACACTGCACGAACCCGTCAGTATCTCCGAGAGCGAACTCGGCGCGTGGACCGAGGTACGCGCCGAGGCACGGCTCAACGAGTCGGCCATCGGCGACTACACGTACCTGATGGAGCGCGTGCAACTGGACTACGCGACCGTGGGGAAGTTCGGCAACGTCGCCGCCGACGCTCGCCTGGGGCCGACGAACCACCCCATCGACCGCCCGACGGCGCACCACTTCACCTACCGAGCGGGGATGTACGAGATGGGCGAGGACGACGAGTCCATCTTCGAGTGGCGTGCCGACCAGTCCGTCAAGGTGGGCCACGACGTCTGGCTCGGCCACGGCGCCATCGTCCTGCCGGGCGTCAGCATCGGCAACGGTGCCGTCGTCGCCGCAGGCGCGGTCGTCAGCCGCGACGTGCCTCCCTACACGGTGGTTGCGGGCGTCCCCGCCGATCCCATCCGTCGGCGTTTCGATCCCGAGATTGCTGCCCGCATCGAGGCGACCGAGTGGTGGGACTGGGACCACGCGACACTGGCCGAGCGGCTGGACGCGTTCCGTAATCTCGATCTGTTTCTGGAACGCTACGCGCCCGAATCTGTCGAAGCAGCCGACTGAAGTGTTCGGTTTTCGTCGCTGTGAGCGAGATAGAGCAGCCACTAACGTTGCAATCAAATTGTGTGGTACTGTCGGTATAGTGGACACGAGCATCCGGCGAGCGGAGTCGCTCGAAAGAGCGCCCCGCGCTCTTTTGTGATGACGGGGGACTCTGCGAGTCCCCCGAACCACGAGGCGGTTCACCGGACGCGAGGGGACGAAGTGACCGAGACGTCTGGCAATTTTCCCCACATCTTTGTGAGGAGAGGCGCCCAGACCGCTTTGCGGCGCGAAGACACCCGACGAAGTAAAAAGTGGATTTAGTCCAGCGCGTGGTCGGGATGGATGCCCGAATGCAGCGTCACCGCCAGTTCGGCGGCGTCGGCCCAGTAGTAGATGGCCCGTTCCAGAGCCCGTGTGACCGTCACGAGGTAGCCGTACAGTTCCATGTCGTAAGCGGTGACGAGCTCGAACAGTTCATCCAGGTCCCGATGGACAGTCTCCTCTTCGCTGCGGAGGTCAGGATACGCAGAGAGGTCACAGTCGAAGAGGATGGCCGAGAAGTGGTCGTTGATGCGGTCGCCGGCGGCGAAGATGTCCTGGAGCCGCTCGGTAACGACGCCGGCGGAAGGCGCGGCGCGCTCGTCGACTACGTCGGCGATGAAGCAGGCGCGGTCGCCGACGATCTCCAAGTTCGTCGCAATGGTCGCTAAGTCTGCGGCGACGCGATTTCCGGGCCAGTCCGTCGTCAGCGTGTACGATTTTAGCTCCGAGACGACCGCGAAGTACCGCTCGTTGGTCAGCGACTCAAGCGTGTCCGCGGACTGTTCGGGCTCATTGCCTCCGAAGGCAGTTCTGGCCGCTTCGTACTGTGAGGTGGTGACGGCTTCGAGCCGTTTGAGCAGGGAGAGTACTGCGGGACCGCGGTCCGACGGAGGGAGCATGCCCTTGTGGTCGTCCGGCGTTCCGTCCACGCCGGGGTCGTCCTCGCCATGGAGCCTCGAGATGCCAGTGGCGTTGTCGTACAGCGCGGTGTCGTCAACGACGTATCCCTTCTGGACGACGCCGTCGGCTTTCAACGACTGGAGGAGCTCCGAGCAGTACTGCTCTGAGATCCCCACCGCGGTGGCGAGTTCCGACTTCGTCTCCGGGGCCGACCGGTCGATTACCTCGATAATCTGTGCGCGTGTGGCGTCGCGGCCTTGCTGGGTGGCCGCCAGCGGCCGCTGCCACAGTTGTCTGGACATAGGTCCGCGTCACAGTGCCCAAAGATAGCGGTGGCCCACAGACTGTCCGGACGGCTATATAGCGGTCCCGACCGGGCGACGCCAGCTCGTCGAAATCCGCGTTCACGGACGCAAATATAGGTATATAGGATTTGTAACTGAAACGTAGCCCTCATATAAAACATAAGGTATGTACCGCGGCCGCCTTGGGGTATGGAGACGCGGAAAGTCCAGCTATCCGGTGGGACGACGTACACGGTGTCGCTGCCGAAAGCGTGGGCCCGGGAACACGGTATCGAGGCGGGGTCGGTGCTGTCGCTGCACCCCAACGGCGATGGCTCTCTGCTCGTGGAGGTGACGACCGACCGGTCGGCGGCCGAGCACACCACGACGGTCGACGTCGCGACTGACTCGCCGGCGGCGCTTCGCCAGCGCATCCAGGCGCTGCACGCGGTCGGCTTCGACACCGTGACGCTGGTCGACACGACCGGCCACAGCGACGAGCGCCGGAGTCTCGTCGAGGATACCGTCACCGAGCTCTCGGGGTTCGAACTGCTGTCGACCGGCGACACCCGCATCCAGCTGACGAACCTCATCGACGCCGAGAACGTCGACATCCGCAAGTCGGCGCTCAGGTTGCGGCTGGTGATGCTCGCGATGCACCGGGACGCGGTCAGCGCGGTGCTTGACGACGACCCCGAGCTAGCCGACCGCGTCGCCGATCGTGACAGCGAGGCCGACAAGCTGTTCGCAATGGTGACCCGGCACTTCCGGCGGGCGCTGACCGACCTACACGAGGTCGAGAAGCTCGACTATGACCGCGACGAACTGTTCGAGTACTACTACACCAGCCGGCAGTGCGAACGGGTCGCCGACCACGCGGTCAAGATGGCGCGGTTCGTTCACGACTCCGACGCGGCGGTCCCACCGACGTTCGCCGACCGGCTCAACTCGCTGGCTGCCGACGCACGGAAGATCGTCGACACCGCGGCCGACGTCATCCTCACCGACGCTGGCATCGACGCGGCCCACTCGGCGCTGGATCGCCACGAGCGGGTGGCCGAGGAGCTCTCCGCGTTCGACCGGGAGCTCTACGGCCACGACGACCCCGCCGAGGCGTACGTCGTCGGCCTGCTGCTGGACAGTGTTGAGCGGACCGCCGAGTACGGGACCAACATCGCCGCCATCGCCATCCAGCAGAGCGTCAGAGATGGGCTTGAGCGGTGAGCGACTGCAGCTTCCTGTAGCGCGGCCGTCGATGTGAGGATATGAGCCAATCGCGAAGTCCGACGCTGGCGACGCTGATGCTCCTTCGATAGGGCTGAGTACGTATTGACTGGGCTGTTGAGGGCTACAAATTCCCAAGATACACTCTCTCGGCCTTGTTTAGATGCTCTTGAATGGCCGAGTCAGGAATCAGTCGTCCAACTAGAATCCGGTGGTGAGATCTTCACGGGCCGGTTTAGCACGTAGGTCACAACGCGTGAGAGCCGATTATGGCAGCGTCTAAACAACGCCCTCTGTCTATATTTGTACGGACTCCTCTTCTGGAAGATCACTCAGTATCGGGAAGTCTATCTCGAATCCAACGGCTACTTTCGTGTTTCGCTGTTTGGTATATTCCTCGGTTACCATCGAGAACTCCCTGATTTTCCAGCCACTGCATGATCCGCATCAAAAAGACGAGGACGAGACTCAGAAGACCGACACTCAAAGCGCCGACGATGACGACAGAAAAGAAACCCGCAGCATCAGCACCCAACTGTAGTGAAAGGTTCTGTCGGAGGATTTCGGCAATAACTCCGACAAACATGAGGAAGAATGCACCAACGCCGACAGTCCCCCAAGTATCACTGGCATGTTCCCAGTATGTCTGGTCTTGAAATTCAGGAAGCTCAGCTAGCACGCTATGCGGGATTTCGTTGGCATCGATGTTCTCCCAATTTATGACCCCGACATCAGTATCCGACTGCACATCGCTGTTCGCTGGTATCCACCAGACACCCTTCTGTCCATACTGCAGAAATCTCACACGGCCCATTTCTTCGAGCTCATCAAGATGGTTCTTGATGGCCTGCTTGCCGACAGGGATTGATTCTACCTCCACAATATCATCAAGTCGAACAACTGGTTGTCCCCGTTTCTCGCAGATCTGATCGATTACTGCGATTATCTCGTCTTTCGTCACCTTCTGTGCCGGTGGCGCGGATTCGGAGTCATTCATACCTGATTCGCCAATTTACACCTAGCTCTGGGCATATCTTACCCGACAATAAAACACTAGGACCATGGTACAGCTGGCTATACTGAAACTACAGCTAGGTCAATAATTCCATTTTTTCAGGGGGACCCCCATGGGTATACCATGCGCCACAGATGACGATCGCACCGCCCACACCAGGTGCTGTGTGGTCGGTACCGAGAGAATGGTTCCCCGACCGGACACTGCGTCCAGCCGAGGATGTCTACCAGGACCAACTCGGCTGGCGCTCGTGTCCGCGCCGTGGTACTACATTGCGGGCCTCACGTAGTGACCCGTGGGAGAGTGTAGCACCGGCCTCCACTAGAGCGTTCCGATTGCCGGGGTGGGGGCATCTCCCAGGGTCACGCTGCAGGCAGACCAGACGCAGTTGACCCAACGACTATGAAACGAGGCGGCATCGCTGTCGTCACTGACAGCGGTCACGACATCGACGATGCACAGTTCCCGAAAAAGCGGACCGAAGACGGTCACGAATTACTCGCGACCGTCGACGTCGACTGGCAGCAGTCCATGCTGGGCGGCCAGCAGGTTGCGCATGGTCGCATCGCCGAAGAATTAACGGCCGAGATCAAGACAACTCGTATCCGTACCGATGGTGGCGTCGAAGTCGGACGCGAGGAAACCGACGTTGTTCCGCAGACGACGGAGTTTTCCCACGTGCCTGGCGAGTTCTTTGTCACCGAAAGTACCCAGGACGAGTTCGCAGACCAGCTCA
The nucleotide sequence above comes from Haloarcula rubripromontorii. Encoded proteins:
- a CDS encoding alpha-D-ribose 1-methylphosphonate 5-phosphate C-P-lyase PhnJ — encoded protein: MTEELTQHADDPVVQPEGGTEVATESVDSTLESLGSEGLSGYNYAYLDEHTKREVRRATLKAVALPGHQVPYASRPMPLARGWGTGGIQASLSILGPDDVFKVIDQGADESVNAANIRRLAENTADVETTTDTTEADLVQTRHRIPEEVLTDDQILVLQVPITDALRKVDPSDAANRRRHAHRNYGKMWVHLYENVVEYGEIQIASRYPTMVAGRYLMDPSPIPRWDVPKLDDADNLFVFAAGREARIYAVPPHTEVEPLAFEDREFTVERFPGESCHACGSTDTYLVEVSEEGSEDDGFDTRYACNDSSFCAKRREDPGLPKDHHLDREGVDWGPGTPDDETGDADTADEPAAEAGGDGQ
- a CDS encoding carbon-phosphorus lyase complex subunit PhnI, producing the protein MGYVAVTAGEEIIERAEELFEKQRVEGEADDVTVDQLEGQLGRLTAQAMSEGGLYAPQLAGLAVKQAQGDTVEASFLLRAYRSTLERYDETVPVEPSEMVASRRVSPAFKDVPGGQILGPTKDYTQRLLDFGLLDGEPEDPTEDWNTEDVGEPEELTNVMELLREEGLVDEPDAPDVDEPTDTTREPVTHPPARDAVLQELARGETGAVTALGYSSLRGYGQVHPTLAEVRVGHLPVKIEHPLTGDEVTVCHTEVSESEAVVPVYAKRDDPQFAFGYGLTFGRNERKAIGMTILDAAIQLDGVEEPAENPEFVLDVVDGMDSFGFIEHLKLPHYVTFQSTLDRIRAIRERRGLADEGRVDASEAGRNDDTETEEDNRPAEDAPLAEVSDDD
- the phnH gene encoding phosphonate C-P lyase system protein PhnH, with the translated sequence MRAVGVDPVHGTRETYRALLSAMSQPGTVESTPEPADYAVVVTLVDHEVGCWTDDDGLRSDLADQGRLDAVDQSEAAVVHARHHENVAVEDCRRGSLVEPSDGATVVYQVDALAEGAAADLTTVGLTGPGVDGTAALSVALPATELEAIAAAQSDYPRGVDAVFASDDAVAAIPRSVTMESLEVA
- the phnG gene encoding phosphonate C-P lyase system protein PhnG, coding for MGDPTDRSDRFELIADCDGETLARFANEVLESDPPLSVRQDPRPQLLMQQVVEPVEHRPFNLGEVVVTPAAVELDGQRGFAMIPGKAERAALSGAIVDAAVAGDHPVTDDVLRALEQVAADREAERAQAWAESKHTTVDFETMEDEE
- a CDS encoding substrate-binding domain-containing protein, encoding MTDGNSADVGAGRTTSRRGFIIKSGVAAGALTGLAGCSSVLGDSGSSNTITMVLTPGTPADARRRYKPMQNLIEGEVGVDVEMQVPQDYSAIRPALESEQAEIGMDDITLISNPDLMDVYGTTVTGGSAFYFSMMVTNPDSGIDERTDIEGKTMAFADKLSTSGSIFAVYALKEAGLDVGDAPSGQPVDFEGSWSNHDIALEKVGNGEADAATTWGGNGIPHIAEDTELPDRVEEKSSFLDTMETETPRFRPFWWSFPIPKQPVYARATWDDPAKEEIGNVLLNSDQDLIEQYYPEDYNEEELPFTTLADTSMEEYEPVIMRLNDLGIELGE
- a CDS encoding phosphonate ABC transporter ATP-binding protein gives rise to the protein MSTLRVENLTKEYGDVTAVDDVSFEIEDEFVVLLGESGAGKSTLLRCVNGLTEPTSGGVYLDGESLAGSQPEVGMIFQQHNLVDGVSAYLNALNGSLERSGFLESLFQWQSREDKKRALEALETVGLLDEAHQRVSQMSGGQQQRVGIARALVQDPSLLLADEPVASLDPASAETVMEYLKKAAGLHEVTALVSLHQVNIAAHFGDRFIGLRDGQLLFDCGPDELTAERIDRLYGNVETVGLAETTRTGGDSESRDGTGEQADDRRVQA
- the phnE gene encoding phosphonate ABC transporter, permease protein PhnE, whose protein sequence is MSSESPDTGLKEYLGFAQAGDSPTDEKLTEMKRRKTMRRLYTLVGLVVGGLFFLVSLRTVGFSLAELIRQIPQFIEALYGYFPPTTYYGIPFVDVGQYWSFIVEENLFQASLITVAIAFAGSVLGLPGALFFGVMASERVVPYPLNFLFRGTMSFIRAIPALVWVLILIPLGGVTPFTATLAIMIDTTGYLGRLFTDELEEIADGPIEGIRSTGADKSQIISFGMLSQVFRQFIAWIAFDLEHNVRVAIGLGLIGAGGLGLELDVQRKTFNYTEMMACIILILLLAGTVELLSQRVRSYLRDDEDVEQSGILEAFVNAPKKIIESTAGRR
- a CDS encoding DapH/DapD/GlmU-related protein; this encodes MVYIEDHGTDRIRELGPEPTLHEPVSISESELGAWTEVRAEARLNESAIGDYTYLMERVQLDYATVGKFGNVAADARLGPTNHPIDRPTAHHFTYRAGMYEMGEDDESIFEWRADQSVKVGHDVWLGHGAIVLPGVSIGNGAVVAAGAVVSRDVPPYTVVAGVPADPIRRRFDPEIAARIEATEWWDWDHATLAERLDAFRNLDLFLERYAPESVEAAD
- a CDS encoding Lrp/AsnC family transcriptional regulator, with amino-acid sequence MSRQLWQRPLAATQQGRDATRAQIIEVIDRSAPETKSELATAVGISEQYCSELLQSLKADGVVQKGYVVDDTALYDNATGISRLHGEDDPGVDGTPDDHKGMLPPSDRGPAVLSLLKRLEAVTTSQYEAARTAFGGNEPEQSADTLESLTNERYFAVVSELKSYTLTTDWPGNRVAADLATIATNLEIVGDRACFIADVVDERAAPSAGVVTERLQDIFAAGDRINDHFSAILFDCDLSAYPDLRSEEETVHRDLDELFELVTAYDMELYGYLVTVTRALERAIYYWADAAELAVTLHSGIHPDHALD
- a CDS encoding phosphate uptake regulator PhoU, with amino-acid sequence METRKVQLSGGTTYTVSLPKAWAREHGIEAGSVLSLHPNGDGSLLVEVTTDRSAAEHTTTVDVATDSPAALRQRIQALHAVGFDTVTLVDTTGHSDERRSLVEDTVTELSGFELLSTGDTRIQLTNLIDAENVDIRKSALRLRLVMLAMHRDAVSAVLDDDPELADRVADRDSEADKLFAMVTRHFRRALTDLHEVEKLDYDRDELFEYYYTSRQCERVADHAVKMARFVHDSDAAVPPTFADRLNSLAADARKIVDTAADVILTDAGIDAAHSALDRHERVAEELSAFDRELYGHDDPAEAYVVGLLLDSVERTAEYGTNIAAIAIQQSVRDGLER